The window GTCAAAAAGGCAGAGCTTGATATTGATGTGACAAACACATCCATCAGCAACATCCCAGATGACGCCGATGTGGTCTTTACTCATAAAGATTTAACAGACAGAGCCAAGGCGAAACTGCCGGGCGCTGTGCATATCTCAGTTGATAATTTCTTAAACAGCCCGAAATACGATGAGCTGATTGAGAAATTGAAAAAATAACATGACGAAACGGGTTGAGTTCAATTTTTCTTTATTGAACTCCCCGTTTTGGTTGTTTTTCTGATTTTCCATTCTAAAAAAAGGTGTGTGATCATTCATGAAACAAGTACTTTCAAAAGACAATATTTTTCTAAACGAACAAGCAGGCTCAAAAGAAGAAGCCATTAAAAAAGCGGGCGAGGTCCTAGTGGCAAACGGCTATGTCACAAGTGATTATGTTGACAAAATGTTTGAAAGAGAAAATATCTCATCTACATTTATGGGCAACGGGATTGCGATTCCTCATGGAACAGAGGATGCGAAAGCGGCTGTCCTTCATTCTGGGATTTCCATCATTCAAATTCCAGAAGGTGTTGAATACGGAGAAGGAAATATCGCCAAAGTTGTCTTTGGCATCGCTGGTAAAAACAACGAACACCTTGATATTCTTTCTCAAATTGCGATTGTCTGTTCAGAAGAAGAAAATGTAGAACGCATCATCCATGCAAAGGATCAGGATGAACTGATCGCCATTTTTAACGAGGTGAACTAACATGAAGGCACTTCATTTTGGAGCAGGAAATATCGGCAGAGGGTTTATCGGATCTTTGTTAAAAACATCAGGCTTTGAGCTTGTCTTTACCGATGTAAATGAAGCGGTCATCAACGAGCTGAATGAAAGAGGAGAATACACGGTTGAACTCGCAGCGCCGGGTCAAAAACAAGAAGTAGTCGGCCCAGTGAAAGCGATCAATTCTGCACAAGACACAGCGGCATTAACAGAGGCCGTCGCATCAGCCGATTTAATTACAACAGCTGTTGGACCAGCCGTTTTGAAGATCATAGCTTCATCGATTGCTGAAGGATTAAAACAGAAAAAGCCTGACCATATCATCAACATCGTGGCATGTGAAAATATGATTGGAGGCAGCTCTCATTTAAAAGAAGCCGTTTTCTCTCATTTAACAGAAGAGGAACAAGAAGCGTTGTCACAAACAGTTGGTTTTCCAAACGCTGCTGTGGACCGCATTGTTCCGATTCAGCACCATGAGGACATTCTGAAAGTATCAGTTGAGCCTTTTTTCGAGTGGGTCATTGATGAGACTGGCTTTATTGGTGACGTTCCTCAGATTGAAGGAGCAACCTTTGTAAAAGATTTGACGCCGTATATTGAGCGCAAACTCTTTACTGTCAACACAGGGCATGCACTAGCTGCTTATGTCGGGTATCAGCAAGGCGTTCAAACGATTAAAGAAGCCGTCGATACACCAGAGATTCGCCGAGTTATTGAAGGAGCACTTCGTGAAACAGGCAGTTATTTAATCGACACATATGGCTTTCAGAAAGAAGAACATGATGCCTATATTCAAAAAAACATCAAACGATTCGAAAATGCTTTTATCTCCGACGAAGTCACTCGTGTCGCACGTTCTCCTCTTAGAAAGCTGGGAGCAGACGACCGTTTAATCGGTCCAGCGAAAAAGATCAAACAGCCAGTGTACTTAATCAAAGGTATCGCTGCAGCTCTCGCTTATGACTTTGCCGAAGACGAAGAAGCGGTTCGTTTGCAGGCATTAAGAAAAGAAAAAGGCATTGAAGGTGTGCTGGAAGAAGTATGTGGCCTCACGCCAACAGACTATCTCTATCAAGCCATTCTGAAAGAAACAGCTCGATAATCAGAAAATCCCTTTCCAACGAGTGAAAGGGATTTTTTTACGACTTTTTTAATAGTTTTCCCCGCTTGACGATATATGATGTAAGGGGGAATTTGTATATGAAAAAGAAAACGTTTGCGTCAAGAAGTGTCTTTTTTCAATTAATGTCTGCCATTATCGTGATCACGATCTTAACCGGCGGACTTGTTGGGACAACGGGGTATTTGTTAGCGAAACATGTCTTAATTGATGCGGGGAAAGCAGATTTAAAGCACATCGTCAGCGGAGCAATGGCCACACTTGAACAGTTGAATGATCGTGTAGAGAAAAAAGAACTGACGCTTGAACAGGCGCAGGAACAAGCCCGTATTTACTTGAGCGGGCCTAAAAATGACAACGGGAAAGGGTACCAATTTCAAAAATCAGATTTTATCTATAAAAATAAAGGCTATCTCGTCGCATATGGAGCAGATTATTCCTCTCAAGTCCATCCTGTCAACGACATTGGCGTCATTCCAGATAACACGACCAATCGTGAAAAAATGGTCGCTGGAGCCAATGCAAAAGGCGAGGATACACACTATGTGACCTATCTAGATAAGGACGATGCCACCGGCGAAGAAAAGCAAAAGCTTGCCTATATGAGCCAGTTCACGCCATGGAATTGGAGTATCGGTATCGCCGTCTTCCAGGATGAATTTTATAAAGAATTAGAGCAGATGAAGCTCTATATCATGCTCATTACAGCAGGTGTCGCTCTTCTCGGTCTTGGCGTCTTTTATTTAGCTGCTCGAGGAAAAGTCAGACTGCTCAAGCAAGTCACTGCTGCTTCAAAAGAAATTGCGGCGGGGAATCTTGAACGCACGAGTTTAAAAGAAACAACAGATGAAATTGGACAGCTGGCAAAAGGCTTTAATCATATGTCAGGAGAACTCAGGGCACTTGTGAGCGGTCTACAGGAAACGAGCAGCCAGCTTGTTGAATCAGCGACAGATTTATCGGCGATATCTGAAGAAACCTCAGCCAGCAGTGAAGAAATTGGCCGAGCCATTGGCGACATATCGACCGGAACGCTTCATCAGGCATCTGACCTTGATGCAGCCAATCAACAAATGACCCAGTTCAATCAATCCATCGAAAATGTCAAAGAACAAAGCGATCAAATTAAACGAATCTCTGACCAATCGAGTCAATCATCGCAGCAGGGCCAGCAAATTGTTCAGCAATTAAAACAATCAAATGAACAATCAATTCAGGCGTCTAAAGGTATTAGAACAGGAATCGAGCAGTTAAGTATAAAAGTACAGGATATCTCTAAAATCACTGATACGATTGAAAGCATTTCAAATGAGACGAATTTACTAGCGCTGAATGCAAGCATTGAAGCAGCACGCGCAGGAGAGCAAGGCAAAGGCTTCTCGGTTGTGGCGAGTGAAGTGCGGAATTTAGCTGAGCAGACAAAGCAATCAGCCGTTCAAATTCAGCAAATGGTACAAGGCATTAAAGAAGAAACGACGGCAACAGCCGGTATGATGTCGAGCACAATGGATCGTTTTGCTGAGTTAGATGAAGCGGTACATGCAACAGAACATGAATTCAATGCCATCTCTGCGTCAATTTCACAAACCATCGTTGAAACAGACGCAATGGCAAAAGAGCTGAATGCATTGCTGGAGCAAAACGATCTCATCACAAAAGCGATGCAAGGCGCCGCCCATATTTCTCAAGAAAATGCCGCTGCGATCGAAGAGATCACCGCATCCACAGATGAACAAGTGACAGCCATCTCCAATGTGGCAAAAGCAGCAGAAAGGCTTAATGAATTAAGCATGAGATTGAATCAAGACATTGCGCGTTATCGTCTATAAATCATTTTGACTGTGTGTCTCGTATCAGGTACTATATAGTTAATCAAAACCTTGCTCACGCAATAAAAAGGAGTGTTTCGGTCATGAAAAAGAAGATATTGATGTTCTTACCTTGTGGCTATGGATACTCCACTGCTGTTTTCTTTTAGAATAGATAGAAATTGGTG is drawn from Bacillus pumilus and contains these coding sequences:
- a CDS encoding mannitol-1-phosphate 5-dehydrogenase is translated as MKALHFGAGNIGRGFIGSLLKTSGFELVFTDVNEAVINELNERGEYTVELAAPGQKQEVVGPVKAINSAQDTAALTEAVASADLITTAVGPAVLKIIASSIAEGLKQKKPDHIINIVACENMIGGSSHLKEAVFSHLTEEEQEALSQTVGFPNAAVDRIVPIQHHEDILKVSVEPFFEWVIDETGFIGDVPQIEGATFVKDLTPYIERKLFTVNTGHALAAYVGYQQGVQTIKEAVDTPEIRRVIEGALRETGSYLIDTYGFQKEEHDAYIQKNIKRFENAFISDEVTRVARSPLRKLGADDRLIGPAKKIKQPVYLIKGIAAALAYDFAEDEEAVRLQALRKEKGIEGVLEEVCGLTPTDYLYQAILKETAR
- a CDS encoding PTS sugar transporter subunit IIA; translated protein: MKQVLSKDNIFLNEQAGSKEEAIKKAGEVLVANGYVTSDYVDKMFERENISSTFMGNGIAIPHGTEDAKAAVLHSGISIIQIPEGVEYGEGNIAKVVFGIAGKNNEHLDILSQIAIVCSEEENVERIIHAKDQDELIAIFNEVN
- a CDS encoding methyl-accepting chemotaxis protein, translating into MKKKTFASRSVFFQLMSAIIVITILTGGLVGTTGYLLAKHVLIDAGKADLKHIVSGAMATLEQLNDRVEKKELTLEQAQEQARIYLSGPKNDNGKGYQFQKSDFIYKNKGYLVAYGADYSSQVHPVNDIGVIPDNTTNREKMVAGANAKGEDTHYVTYLDKDDATGEEKQKLAYMSQFTPWNWSIGIAVFQDEFYKELEQMKLYIMLITAGVALLGLGVFYLAARGKVRLLKQVTAASKEIAAGNLERTSLKETTDEIGQLAKGFNHMSGELRALVSGLQETSSQLVESATDLSAISEETSASSEEIGRAIGDISTGTLHQASDLDAANQQMTQFNQSIENVKEQSDQIKRISDQSSQSSQQGQQIVQQLKQSNEQSIQASKGIRTGIEQLSIKVQDISKITDTIESISNETNLLALNASIEAARAGEQGKGFSVVASEVRNLAEQTKQSAVQIQQMVQGIKEETTATAGMMSSTMDRFAELDEAVHATEHEFNAISASISQTIVETDAMAKELNALLEQNDLITKAMQGAAHISQENAAAIEEITASTDEQVTAISNVAKAAERLNELSMRLNQDIARYRL